In a single window of the Acidobacteriota bacterium genome:
- a CDS encoding ParA family protein: MAKVIAIANQKGGVGKTTTGINLAASLAAAEMKTLLVDCDPQANATSGVGFSKDAFRKSLYHLLSGEIRWQQGVLQTELEGMDVVPADQNLTGALVELVDVDRREFRLKEAIAPLRRKYQFVLLDCPPSLNLLTLNALVAADSVLIPIQCEYFALEGVSEMLETLVQVRRQWNPGLSVEGFLLTMFDERTNLSRQVAADLRAFFAGQVFRTVIPRNVRLAEAPSHGKPIILYDVKSKGAGSYIQLALEVIDHGTKGARKGD; this comes from the coding sequence TTGGCGAAAGTTATCGCCATCGCCAACCAAAAGGGTGGTGTGGGGAAGACCACCACCGGCATTAACCTGGCCGCATCCCTGGCCGCGGCCGAGATGAAAACCCTGTTGGTGGACTGCGACCCCCAAGCCAATGCCACCAGCGGCGTGGGGTTTTCAAAAGATGCCTTCAGAAAGAGCCTTTATCATCTCCTGTCCGGTGAGATCCGCTGGCAACAAGGGGTGCTCCAAACCGAACTGGAGGGGATGGATGTCGTTCCGGCCGATCAGAACCTGACCGGCGCGCTGGTCGAGCTTGTTGACGTCGACCGACGCGAGTTCCGGTTGAAAGAGGCGATCGCGCCTCTCCGCAGAAAATACCAGTTTGTCCTGCTCGATTGTCCCCCCTCACTGAATCTGTTGACGCTCAATGCCCTGGTTGCGGCAGACTCCGTCCTGATTCCCATCCAGTGCGAGTACTTTGCCCTGGAAGGAGTTTCGGAAATGCTGGAGACGCTCGTGCAGGTTCGCAGGCAGTGGAATCCGGGCTTGTCCGTGGAGGGGTTTCTATTGACCATGTTTGATGAGCGCACCAATCTCAGCCGGCAGGTGGCGGCGGACCTGCGCGCCTTCTTTGCGGGGCAGGTGTTCCGGACCGTCATTCCGAGGAATGTCCGCTTGGCGGAAGCTCCCAGTCACGGGAAGCCCATTATTCTTTACGACGTGAAGTCCAAGGGAGCCGGCAGCTATATACAATTGGCTCTGGAGGTGATCGATCATGGCACGAAAGGCGCTCGGAAAGGGGATTAG
- a CDS encoding ParB/RepB/Spo0J family partition protein, with protein sequence MARKALGKGISALLGAAKPEMDTSLRELDVALLEPNPFQTREIFDKERLRELARSLEVNGFVQPIAVRQVGDRFQIIAGERRWRAAQLLGLRKIPAVVRPLDDDQLMQAALIENLQRENLNPMEEARAYSRLANEFGLTQEEVARRTGKERSTVTNFLRLLRLSAPVQELVKGGKLSMGHARALLAVDDSQAQLALAAEASRRGWSVRRIERLISQQKKSTGKTEEPKGPDPNVKAAAAKLETSLGTRVRIVPKGNRGRIEIEYYSQEELQRLYQRLLKN encoded by the coding sequence ATGGCACGAAAGGCGCTCGGAAAGGGGATTAGCGCGCTGCTGGGTGCGGCCAAGCCCGAGATGGATACGAGCTTGCGCGAGCTGGACGTGGCCTTGCTGGAACCCAATCCCTTCCAGACTCGAGAGATCTTTGACAAGGAGAGGCTGCGCGAGCTGGCTCGCTCCCTGGAGGTGAACGGGTTCGTTCAGCCCATTGCGGTTCGCCAGGTCGGGGACCGATTTCAGATCATCGCAGGAGAACGGCGTTGGAGGGCGGCTCAACTCCTGGGACTGCGCAAGATTCCGGCAGTTGTCAGGCCTCTTGACGACGACCAGTTGATGCAGGCCGCCCTGATCGAGAACCTGCAGAGGGAGAACCTCAATCCGATGGAGGAAGCCCGCGCCTACTCCCGCTTGGCTAACGAATTCGGGTTAACTCAGGAGGAAGTTGCCCGCAGGACCGGGAAAGAGCGCTCCACAGTGACAAACTTCTTGCGCTTGTTGAGATTGTCTGCGCCCGTCCAGGAGTTGGTCAAGGGGGGAAAGCTCTCCATGGGCCATGCCAGGGCGCTTCTGGCAGTGGATGATTCCCAGGCCCAGCTAGCGTTGGCTGCCGAGGCCTCCAGGCGGGGATGGTCGGTGCGGAGAATCGAGCGACTGATTTCTCAGCAAAAGAAATCCACCGGAAAGACGGAGGAGCCAAAAGGCCCGGACCCCAATGTCAAGGCGGCCGCGGCCAAGCTGGAGACATCCCTGGGAACCAGGGTGCGCATCGTCCCCAAGGGCAACCGGGGCCGGATAGAGATAGAGTACTATTCCCAGGAAGAGCTGCAACGCCTCTACCAGCGCTTGCTCAAGAATTAG
- a CDS encoding sugar phosphate isomerase/epimerase, whose product MKIALCNEVLRDLPFPAQCQRAAALGYSGLELAPFTLGEEPHRLSADRRAELRRAASDAGIAITGLHWLLLTPPGLSITAADPGVRRTTIEVLKRLVDLCADLCGKVLVHGSPKQRQVKADEDPLEAWQRARDLWATVADRAAQAGVRYCIEPLAAHDTNFINTIGTAVEMMEAVANPSLGTMLDTRAASHSESAPLPQLVDRWLPSGAIAHVHLNDPNGRAPGQGSLNFGPVLQALRRHRYEGPVSVEPFDYRPDGSTAAARAIGYLQGVLEGLESPAS is encoded by the coding sequence ATGAAGATCGCACTCTGCAACGAAGTCCTGCGAGACCTGCCGTTCCCGGCCCAGTGCCAACGGGCGGCCGCACTGGGGTATAGCGGTCTGGAGCTGGCTCCCTTCACCCTCGGAGAGGAGCCTCACCGCCTCTCGGCCGACCGGAGGGCCGAGCTCCGCCGAGCGGCATCCGACGCCGGCATAGCCATCACGGGCCTTCATTGGCTGCTTCTGACACCGCCGGGGCTGTCGATCACCGCTGCCGACCCCGGCGTACGCCGGACAACCATCGAAGTCCTGAAGCGACTCGTCGACCTCTGCGCCGACCTCTGCGGCAAGGTGTTGGTCCATGGATCTCCGAAGCAACGCCAGGTGAAGGCGGATGAAGATCCCCTGGAAGCCTGGCAGCGAGCCCGCGATCTTTGGGCAACCGTCGCCGACAGGGCCGCTCAAGCCGGTGTCCGGTACTGCATCGAACCCTTGGCGGCGCACGACACCAACTTCATCAACACCATCGGAACCGCGGTGGAAATGATGGAGGCCGTGGCCAACCCCTCACTGGGCACCATGCTCGACACCCGGGCCGCGTCGCACTCGGAATCGGCCCCCCTCCCGCAGTTGGTGGATCGATGGCTTCCTTCGGGAGCCATCGCCCACGTGCACCTGAACGATCCCAACGGACGGGCTCCGGGCCAGGGAAGCCTCAACTTCGGTCCCGTCCTGCAAGCCCTGCGGCGGCACCGGTACGAAGGCCCGGTATCGGTGGAACCCTTCGATTACCGGCCCGACGGAAGCACGGCGGCAGCCAGAGCCATCGGTTATCTTCAAGGCGTCCTGGAGGGACTGGAATCCCCAGCCTCATGA
- a CDS encoding response regulator — protein sequence MDHKHILVVDDDPHILALIRTILAQRNYRVTTAGDGQQALESLRGPHFDAMITDALMPGLDGPALTEKIKADPNLKDLPVIMITASSQPGMVQKSFSSGCILFLPKPFTAASLISILQLALRQESRLKGEPG from the coding sequence ATGGACCACAAACACATTCTGGTCGTGGACGACGACCCCCATATTCTGGCCCTGATTCGGACCATCCTGGCCCAAAGGAACTACCGAGTGACCACCGCCGGCGACGGTCAACAGGCCCTGGAAAGCTTGAGAGGACCACACTTCGACGCCATGATCACCGACGCCCTCATGCCTGGCCTGGATGGCCCCGCCCTGACCGAGAAAATCAAGGCCGACCCCAACCTGAAGGATCTGCCGGTTATCATGATCACTGCCAGCAGCCAGCCCGGCATGGTCCAGAAGAGTTTTTCCTCGGGCTGTATCCTGTTCCTGCCAAAGCCTTTTACTGCCGCCAGCCTGATTTCCATCCTTCAACTGGCTCTTAGGCAGGAGAGTCGACTCAAAGGAGAACCCGGATGA
- the pgeF gene encoding peptidoglycan editing factor PgeF, with protein MPVPTITTLLPHHGGDPFCLAPSGLCLQHPALAACPWLVHGFSLRNRVSRDHPLPGASSFEQSGEDVKSVPIQNAFVTSLAGNTMVLVRLRQCHSDGVVCLDRLAPGDLPAEGDAVITRRSGVLLAVQVADCLPVLIVDKSKRILAAVHAGWRGLLAGVVPKTLEAMQSRYASDPRHCLAVIGPSIGPCCYQVGQDVAMPFEEAFPGRPQLWRNFQPAGRDLSSGTGPPDARRMLDLSAACRCQLETAGLPARGVFSHPPCTSCHRDVFYSYRADGESTGRMLAAIGKIH; from the coding sequence ATGCCGGTACCGACGATCACGACTCTTCTGCCTCATCACGGAGGAGATCCCTTTTGCCTGGCCCCAAGCGGCTTGTGCCTGCAGCACCCGGCGCTGGCGGCCTGCCCCTGGCTGGTTCACGGTTTCAGCCTGCGAAACCGCGTGTCGCGGGACCACCCGCTGCCCGGCGCTTCGAGTTTCGAGCAATCCGGAGAGGATGTCAAATCCGTTCCGATTCAGAACGCCTTTGTTACCAGCCTGGCCGGAAACACCATGGTCCTGGTGCGATTGCGCCAATGCCATTCCGACGGCGTCGTTTGCCTGGATCGGTTGGCTCCGGGAGACCTGCCGGCGGAGGGGGATGCCGTAATTACCCGTCGCTCCGGAGTGCTTTTGGCCGTCCAGGTGGCCGACTGCCTTCCCGTGCTCATCGTCGACAAGTCCAAACGGATCCTGGCGGCCGTGCATGCGGGTTGGCGAGGCCTCCTGGCAGGGGTCGTACCCAAGACCCTTGAGGCCATGCAGTCCCGATACGCCTCCGATCCCCGGCATTGCCTTGCCGTTATCGGACCTTCCATCGGACCCTGCTGTTACCAGGTGGGCCAGGATGTGGCCATGCCTTTCGAGGAGGCCTTCCCCGGCCGCCCCCAGTTGTGGAGAAACTTCCAGCCTGCCGGACGGGACCTCTCCTCCGGAACCGGTCCTCCAGACGCCCGGCGAATGCTGGACCTGTCGGCAGCCTGCCGCTGTCAATTGGAAACCGCGGGGCTCCCTGCCAGAGGCGTTTTCAGCCATCCACCCTGCACCTCCTGTCATCGGGATGTCTTCTATTCCTACCGGGCTGATGGAGAAAGCACCGGACGAATGCTGGCCGCCATCGGCAAGATTCATTAG
- the acpS gene encoding holo-ACP synthase → MIVGTGIDLVEIGKLRAAMERRGDRLRNRIFTPGEIRYCDGRPNPFQHYAARFAAKEALFKAIGTGWSSGVGWRDAEVRNRTNGKPDLLLSGKALEVARQLGAARYRISLSHTDRYAVAQVILEG, encoded by the coding sequence GTGATCGTCGGTACCGGCATTGACCTTGTCGAGATAGGCAAGCTGAGAGCAGCCATGGAGCGGCGGGGTGACCGCTTGCGGAACCGGATATTCACGCCCGGCGAGATCCGCTACTGTGACGGGCGCCCAAACCCCTTTCAACACTACGCGGCTCGTTTCGCCGCCAAGGAGGCGCTGTTCAAGGCGATCGGGACGGGATGGAGCAGTGGCGTCGGCTGGCGCGATGCCGAAGTTCGCAATCGGACCAACGGCAAACCGGACCTTCTGCTCTCCGGCAAAGCCCTGGAGGTGGCTCGCCAACTGGGGGCTGCCCGCTACCGGATCAGCCTGTCCCACACCGATCGCTACGCGGTGGCCCAGGTAATCCTGGAGGGCTGA
- the mtaB gene encoding tRNA (N(6)-L-threonylcarbamoyladenosine(37)-C(2))-methylthiotransferase MtaB, with protein MGNPTFSVLNFGCRASQSDGAALEQALLRENLEKTRRGVTADVVVINTCTVTRTADAQARQAIRRIHRHNPEASIVVTGCYAQRAPEEIARMEGVTCVVGNSHKQQLAALVAEKHVPHGVPADCAESEARLPGGAEVYCSSIFESRELRSIADMSGGGRTRAFLKVQDGCSYRCSYCVIPFVRGDSRSLPLTEVLRQTRHLLNQGYKEIVLTGIHLGGYGRDLQPGARLASLIRRLLLQEPLRRLRLSSIEPLEVTDEIIDLVATSPRMAKHFHVPLQSGSSRILGLMRRPYRATQYLELLEKIRRRVPEAAIGADVMVGFPGETKEDHAQTLDLIRNSPLTYLHVFPFSRRPGTAAARLEPGVPKAVAALRSLELRTLGEVKNRIFRESQVGRNLPVITLQDESPRSTRRALSSNFLQVELAGAEPQPNQLLQVRVTGLTPTGVTGCVSAAPEGRTFSPPGLPGPPRSDRCGTG; from the coding sequence ATGGGTAATCCGACATTTTCGGTCCTTAACTTCGGCTGTCGGGCCAGCCAGTCGGATGGAGCTGCGCTCGAGCAGGCGCTCCTTCGGGAGAACCTGGAGAAGACTCGAAGGGGAGTGACCGCTGACGTCGTGGTCATCAACACCTGCACGGTCACCCGGACCGCCGATGCCCAGGCCCGTCAGGCCATCCGGCGCATTCACCGTCACAACCCCGAAGCCAGCATCGTGGTGACCGGTTGTTACGCTCAGCGCGCGCCCGAGGAAATTGCCCGGATGGAGGGTGTCACCTGCGTTGTCGGCAACTCCCACAAGCAGCAACTGGCGGCCCTGGTCGCAGAGAAGCACGTGCCTCACGGCGTTCCTGCCGATTGCGCGGAGTCGGAAGCACGATTGCCCGGCGGCGCCGAGGTTTACTGCAGCAGCATCTTCGAGTCCCGGGAGTTGCGATCCATTGCCGACATGTCAGGGGGCGGCAGAACCAGGGCCTTTCTGAAGGTGCAGGACGGCTGCAGCTATCGATGTTCCTACTGTGTGATTCCGTTTGTAAGAGGCGATTCGCGCAGTCTTCCCCTGACCGAGGTGTTGCGCCAGACCAGGCACCTGTTGAACCAGGGCTACAAGGAAATCGTACTGACCGGAATCCATCTGGGCGGCTATGGGAGGGATTTGCAGCCCGGCGCCCGTCTGGCGAGCCTGATCCGCCGGCTGCTTCTGCAAGAGCCCCTGCGGCGGTTGCGACTCAGCTCCATCGAACCCCTGGAAGTCACCGACGAGATCATCGACCTGGTGGCCACCTCCCCCAGGATGGCCAAGCACTTCCACGTGCCTCTGCAGAGCGGCTCCAGCCGCATCTTGGGTCTCATGCGCCGGCCCTATAGAGCCACCCAGTATCTGGAACTGCTGGAAAAGATCCGGCGGCGGGTTCCCGAGGCGGCGATAGGAGCGGATGTGATGGTGGGATTCCCCGGAGAGACAAAGGAAGATCATGCCCAGACCCTGGACTTGATCCGTAACTCACCCCTGACCTACCTGCATGTCTTCCCCTTCTCCAGGAGACCGGGCACCGCCGCCGCCCGGCTCGAGCCGGGGGTGCCCAAGGCCGTGGCGGCCCTCAGAAGCCTGGAGTTGAGGACGCTGGGCGAAGTCAAGAACCGTATCTTTCGGGAGTCCCAGGTCGGTCGGAATCTGCCGGTGATCACTCTCCAGGACGAATCTCCGCGGTCGACCCGGCGAGCCCTGAGTTCCAATTTCCTGCAGGTCGAATTGGCCGGCGCCGAACCGCAGCCCAATCAACTGCTGCAGGTGCGTGTCACCGGACTCACCCCGACGGGTGTCACGGGTTGCGTTTCCGCCGCCCCCGAGGGTCGGACATTCAGCCCTCCAGGATTACCTGGGCCACCGCGTAGCGATCGGTGTGGGACAGGCTGA
- the lepB gene encoding signal peptidase I, which produces MPEEKEDFVQEWPAEDEANLKPGKARRKSAAREWLESLAFSLVFVFFFTKFVAQATQVPTESMKPTILVGDHFFLDKFAFPANYPDFLLKILPNREIERGDIVAFKPPHDPSVPFIKRVIGLPGETLEIRDKSVYIDGRRLEEPYQYFDLGEDRYAPKDSHGPVLIPPDHYFMMGDNRDNSHDSRYWGPVPSRNIIGKPLFIYWSYDDDPYDPSPKSVLQHAREYGSKALNFFSRTRWSRTGMFLK; this is translated from the coding sequence ATGCCAGAGGAGAAAGAGGATTTCGTTCAAGAGTGGCCCGCCGAGGACGAAGCCAACCTGAAACCAGGAAAGGCGCGGCGCAAGAGCGCGGCCCGGGAGTGGCTCGAAAGCCTGGCATTCAGCCTGGTTTTCGTGTTCTTCTTCACCAAGTTTGTCGCTCAGGCCACTCAGGTTCCGACCGAGTCGATGAAGCCCACCATTCTGGTTGGGGATCATTTCTTCCTGGACAAGTTCGCCTTCCCGGCCAATTATCCGGATTTCCTCCTGAAAATTCTGCCGAATCGTGAGATCGAGAGGGGAGACATCGTGGCCTTCAAGCCTCCCCACGATCCCAGCGTGCCCTTTATCAAGCGCGTGATCGGCCTTCCCGGCGAGACCCTAGAGATCAGGGACAAATCAGTCTACATCGACGGCAGGAGACTCGAGGAACCCTATCAATACTTCGACCTGGGAGAGGACCGTTACGCACCCAAAGATTCCCACGGGCCTGTCCTGATTCCCCCGGACCACTATTTCATGATGGGCGATAACCGCGACAATAGCCACGACAGCCGGTATTGGGGGCCGGTGCCGAGCCGGAACATCATCGGGAAACCGCTGTTCATCTACTGGTCCTACGACGACGACCCCTACGATCCAAGCCCCAAATCCGTTCTACAGCACGCCAGGGAATACGGAAGCAAAGCCCTCAACTTCTTCAGCAGAACCCGCTGGTCCCGAACCGGTATGTTCTTGAAGTAG
- the hemG gene encoding protoporphyrinogen oxidase, producing MNSPSKPPYRLVVVGGGISGLAAAHRLLERASRLPQPVRLDLFESDRRLGGVIHTVKEQGFLLEGGPDSFISEKPWAVDLCRRLGLERSLIGTSPSHRRTLIVRGGKLLPVPEGFHLIAPYRFGSFAASPLLSWAGKIRMAADLVLPRRRPLSAKHDESLAAFVRRRLGEEALARLAQPLVGGIYTADPEQLGLRATFPQFLEMEERHRSLLLAMWRDRKRQQSSADGHPAGPRYGLFVSLDQGLQLLVDRLRESIPAPSIHLGCKVLSLRRLDRTPRWEIELEKGSPIRADGICLALPARRAADLLEDLEPSLAASLRSVVHATTATVNLAYRAADVPVAMDGFGFLVPAVEKGAMLACSYSHRKFAGRAPGNTALLRAFVGGALHPETLEGDDHELIARVRRTLGELLGITRAPLLSRVERHPEGIPQYGVGHLDLVARIESRMLRWPSLQLAGNGLTGIGIPDCVRRAEQCADRLLARISHRGT from the coding sequence ATGAACTCCCCATCGAAGCCCCCTTACCGGTTGGTTGTGGTTGGAGGAGGAATTTCAGGGCTGGCGGCGGCTCATCGATTGCTGGAAAGAGCCTCAAGGCTGCCCCAGCCCGTCCGCCTGGACTTGTTCGAATCCGACCGGCGCCTGGGGGGTGTCATCCACACCGTAAAGGAGCAGGGATTCCTGCTGGAAGGAGGGCCCGATTCCTTCATTTCCGAGAAGCCCTGGGCGGTGGATCTCTGCCGGCGCCTCGGGCTGGAGAGGAGCCTCATCGGCACCTCACCCAGCCATCGCAGGACTCTTATTGTACGGGGCGGGAAGCTGCTGCCTGTTCCGGAGGGGTTCCACCTGATCGCACCCTATCGATTCGGCTCCTTTGCCGCCTCCCCCCTTCTGAGTTGGGCGGGCAAGATCCGCATGGCGGCCGACCTGGTGCTGCCGCGCCGGCGGCCCCTTTCAGCCAAGCACGATGAGAGCCTGGCCGCCTTCGTTCGCCGTCGCCTGGGAGAGGAAGCCTTGGCACGCCTGGCCCAACCCCTGGTCGGCGGGATCTATACCGCCGATCCTGAACAGCTGGGTCTGAGAGCAACCTTCCCGCAGTTTCTCGAAATGGAAGAACGCCACCGCAGCCTCCTGCTGGCCATGTGGCGGGACCGCAAGCGGCAACAGTCATCGGCTGATGGCCACCCTGCCGGTCCCCGCTACGGCCTTTTTGTCTCCCTGGATCAGGGATTGCAGCTTTTGGTGGATCGACTGCGGGAGTCCATACCGGCCCCGTCGATCCATTTGGGTTGCAAGGTCCTGTCGCTACGGCGGCTGGACCGGACTCCCCGTTGGGAGATCGAACTGGAAAAGGGCTCCCCGATCCGGGCCGACGGAATCTGTCTTGCGCTTCCGGCCCGCCGGGCAGCTGACTTGTTGGAGGACCTCGAACCCAGCCTGGCGGCAAGTTTGAGAAGCGTGGTCCATGCCACCACGGCAACCGTAAACCTGGCCTACCGGGCGGCGGACGTTCCCGTCGCCATGGATGGGTTCGGCTTCCTGGTGCCGGCCGTGGAAAAGGGGGCGATGCTGGCCTGCAGCTACAGCCACCGCAAGTTCGCCGGACGCGCCCCCGGGAACACGGCGCTCCTGCGTGCTTTCGTGGGCGGAGCGCTGCACCCGGAAACTCTTGAGGGTGACGATCACGAGTTGATTGCACGGGTCCGTCGGACCCTTGGAGAATTGCTGGGAATCACCCGCGCGCCTCTGCTAAGCCGGGTGGAACGCCACCCCGAGGGCATACCCCAGTATGGAGTCGGGCACCTGGACCTGGTGGCCCGGATTGAAAGCCGGATGCTCCGGTGGCCGTCCCTGCAGCTGGCGGGAAACGGGCTCACCGGTATCGGTATCCCGGACTGTGTTCGACGGGCCGAGCAGTGCGCCGATCGGTTGCTGGCCCGCATTTCTCACCGGGGGACGTGA
- a CDS encoding SEC-C metal-binding domain-containing protein — protein sequence MGAAEEAAEPRRPVIRGRKIGRNEPCPCGSGKKYKKCCALTAA from the coding sequence ATGGGGGCTGCCGAGGAAGCGGCCGAGCCGCGCAGGCCCGTCATTCGAGGGCGGAAAATCGGCCGCAACGAGCCTTGCCCCTGTGGTAGCGGCAAGAAGTACAAGAAGTGCTGCGCTCTGACTGCGGCTTGA